One stretch of Cloacibacillus sp. DNA includes these proteins:
- a CDS encoding Nif3-like dinuclear metal center hexameric protein: MSHPVLVKDILKALDIITGGRVVKSYADITGGNHFVTIKTSHIPGKSVMELPGLIWGDPERVVRRLAVMMTMTENAIELAGATGVDALVVHHPIAEGSNSGGVTLKNYLDLYNLVAFELHEAFHGLHPGIAWLHGSMAKQANIAFGGIPGKIVWYGEAMAEVPTLGAMIERIEKIMGTAIEENMLAEEKKHRCCGHLCETTVSARAKIFAGSPDSPLGRTITIFPHTGFGPDDLEKAYAEYPADTVVANISRPLPDSELIEKARKLGMNFVAGSSHAMEIFENGVPLAFALKYQLPELEVLIFRERMVSIPIEMVGTEELRDYGSRMARDYLPRPKA, encoded by the coding sequence TCTGGTAAAGGATATCCTGAAGGCTCTCGATATCATAACTGGCGGACGCGTGGTCAAAAGCTACGCGGATATCACCGGCGGCAACCATTTCGTAACGATCAAAACCTCACATATTCCCGGAAAATCAGTGATGGAGCTGCCAGGCCTCATCTGGGGAGACCCTGAAAGGGTGGTCCGCCGCCTCGCGGTGATGATGACGATGACGGAGAACGCCATCGAACTCGCGGGCGCCACTGGGGTGGACGCTCTTGTCGTCCATCATCCGATCGCGGAGGGCTCGAACTCCGGCGGAGTCACGCTGAAAAATTATCTCGATCTCTACAACCTTGTGGCCTTTGAGCTGCACGAGGCCTTTCACGGGCTACACCCCGGCATCGCCTGGCTGCACGGCAGCATGGCGAAACAGGCCAATATCGCCTTCGGCGGCATCCCCGGCAAGATCGTCTGGTACGGCGAGGCGATGGCTGAGGTGCCGACGCTTGGAGCGATGATCGAGCGCATCGAAAAGATAATGGGCACGGCTATCGAGGAGAATATGCTCGCCGAGGAGAAAAAACACCGCTGCTGCGGGCACCTCTGCGAGACGACGGTCTCCGCGCGCGCGAAGATATTCGCCGGCAGCCCAGACTCTCCGCTCGGACGTACGATAACGATCTTCCCTCACACCGGCTTCGGCCCCGATGATCTTGAAAAGGCCTACGCGGAGTACCCCGCGGACACCGTGGTGGCAAACATCAGCCGCCCGCTGCCCGACAGCGAACTCATCGAAAAGGCCCGCAAGCTCGGCATGAATTTTGTCGCCGGCAGTTCGCACGCGATGGAGATATTCGAAAACGGCGTGCCGCTCGCCTTTGCCCTAAAATACCAGCTCCCCGAACTCGAAGTACTCATCTTCCGTGAGCGAATGGTAAGCATCCCCATAGAGATGGTGGGCACAGAGGAGCTCCGCGATTACGGTTCACGCATGGCACGCGATT